The genomic region ATGCGTTATCTAGTCTTTCTTTAGAATTATATGGTTTATATTTAAAAGTAGGATATGTAAGAAATGAAAAAGACAAAATATTTATAGAAACATATTTTCGTACAAATCTTCCAAAGTTTGATATGGATAAACTTAGTTTTTACGAAAAATTATTTTTATATCAAGCTCAAGTATGGTATCATTATATTCGACAAGATTTCATAATGTGTTATAGATCATCTTATAAATGGGTAGAGTTATTTCAAAATCATACGAAATCTAAAAAAATAGCTCCAGTAATCTATTTAAAAGGATATCATTATTTGTTAGATACCTTATTTTATTTAAATCATTATTCAAAATTTATTCATGTATTAAAAAAATTTGAACAAGAAGTACAAAATGGAGAAATATTAATAAATGGAAATACGAAAGTATTAATTTTTATGTATACATATACTAATCGTATTAATAAACATTATATGGAAGGAAGCTTTTCAGAAGGAGTTAAAAAAGTAATACCATCATTATTTATAGAATTTAATAAAATTTTTAATCGTTTAGATTCTCATTATATTATGATTCTTTATTATAAAATTGCTTGTTTATATTTTGGTAGTGGAGATAATAAAAATACAATTCGGTATTTGTCAAAAATTATAGAAAATAAAAAAAAAAATTTACGACAAGATTTACAATGTTTTGCTAGACTTTTACATTTAATTGCGTGTTACGAAAGTGGATTGGATGAAAATATGGATCAAAAAATTAAATCTACATATAAATTTTTTATTCAAATGGATGATTGGTATATTGTACAAAAAAAAATTATTCATTTTTTTCAAAATTTGGGAAATGTATATCCACATCAAATTAAAAACCAATTTAAAAAACTGAGAGATAAATTAGTTAAATATTACGATCATCCTTATGAAAAAAGAACTTTTTTGTATTTAGATATTATTTCTTGGATAAATTCAAAAATAGAAAACAAATCTGTAGAATCGATTATAAAAGAAAAATTTTTAAAAACAATCAAGAATAAAAAATTATTTAATTCAATAAAAATATCACTCTAAAAAAAAGAATCATAAAATATGAAAAAATAAAATGAATTAAAATTTTCCGTAAAAAAAATAAATTTAAAACATGATAACAATCAATAATAAAATAAAAAAAAATACAAATACTAAAAAATAATTTTAGTATACAACACAATATATAACTATATGTAGTATAGTTATATTTTGAAGCAAACAAAAAAAATACAAAAAACAGACTATTCATAGGTAATAATAAAATATATATTTTTAATACAAAAGGAAAATATGTTTTAAAAATATAATTGATGAAAATGAGATCAGTTAAACTAAATAAGAAAGTAAATAAATTGTATTTTACGATTTTTTTTATCATAATCTAATAATTTAAAATTACGATTATTTATCCTATGCAAAATATTATTGATGAACTCTCATGGAGAGGTTTGATAAAAAACAAAGTTCCTGGTATAGAAAATCAATTAAAAAAACCTACGACTATGTATATAGGTTTTGATCCGACATCTGATTCTTTACATTTAGGAAATCTTTTAGCTATTATTATATTAATTCATTTTCGAAGAAAGGGACATAAATCTTTAGCATTAATTGGTGGAGCAACAGGTTTGATAGGAGATCCTTCTGAAAAAAAAGATCAAAGAATCTTTTTAAGTAAAAAAATTTTGCATAAAAATACAGAATCTATCAAAAATCAAATATTAAAACTTTTTAGTTTTTATTCAGAAAAAATAGAATTGGTCAATAATTTTGATTGGATTCAAAATATTTATTTTATAGATTTTATTCGTGAAATAGGAAAATATTTTACTGTAAATAACATGATGTCTAAAGATTCTGTCAAAAAAAGAATTAATAACAAAAAAAATGGAATATCCTTCACGGAATTCTCTTATTCTATTATACAAGGATATGATTTTTTATATTTGAACCAAATAAAAAATTGTCAATTACAAGTTGGAGGATCTGATCAATGGGGCAATATCACTACAGGTATAGAATTAATTCGTAAAAAAATAGGAAAAAAAGCGTATGGTTTTACTTTTCCTTTAATCATAAAATCTAATGGAATTAAATTTGGAAAAAGCGAAAAAGGAGAAAATATATGGTTAGACAAAAAAAAAACATCTCCATACAAATTTTATCAATTTTGGATAAACATTTCTGATTTTGAAATTGAAAAATATATAAAAATATATACTTTTTTTTCTAAAGAAAAAATTGAAAATTTAATTTTAGAACATAGAAAACATCCCAATAAAAGATTATTGCAGAAAAAATTAGCCCATAAAATTACAGAATGGGTTCATGGAAGTGAAATTACCAAAAAAATTATAAAAATTACGAATATATTATTTGAAAAAAATAATGAAGCTTTTCAATTATGGGATGATAAGACTTTTATTTCTATATATAATCATATTCCACATATGCTTCTATATTATGAAGAATTTGAAAAAGGAATTTTTTTATTAGATCTTTTAAAAAAAAGTGGTTTTTTTTCTTCCAAAAGTGAAGCAAATCGTGCTTTAAAAACAAATTCAATTCATTTAAATCAAATTCTTGTGAAAGAAAATATTCTGATTCAAAAAGAAAACATAGTAGAAAAAAAATATATTTTATTAAAATTTGGAAAAAAAGAATTTTTTATT from Blattabacterium cuenoti harbors:
- the tyrS gene encoding tyrosine--tRNA ligase; amino-acid sequence: MQNIIDELSWRGLIKNKVPGIENQLKKPTTMYIGFDPTSDSLHLGNLLAIIILIHFRRKGHKSLALIGGATGLIGDPSEKKDQRIFLSKKILHKNTESIKNQILKLFSFYSEKIELVNNFDWIQNIYFIDFIREIGKYFTVNNMMSKDSVKKRINNKKNGISFTEFSYSIIQGYDFLYLNQIKNCQLQVGGSDQWGNITTGIELIRKKIGKKAYGFTFPLIIKSNGIKFGKSEKGENIWLDKKKTSPYKFYQFWINISDFEIEKYIKIYTFFSKEKIENLILEHRKHPNKRLLQKKLAHKITEWVHGSEITKKIIKITNILFEKNNEAFQLWDDKTFISIYNHIPHMLLYYEEFEKGIFLLDLLKKSGFFSSKSEANRALKTNSIHLNQILVKENILIQKENIVEKKYILLKFGKKEFFIIKIE